The following nucleotide sequence is from Halanaerobiaceae bacterium ANBcell28.
CAAGGGGTGAATTAGATGTTTAGTAATAGAAAATTAAAAGTATTTCTAATCTTGCTTTTTCTTATGATAGTCTTAACTGCATGTAGAGATAACATTATTGAGGATGATTATGAAGGACTCAAGACTGATGTAAATATTCTGTCTTATTTTCCTTTTAATGAAGGTATGTTTTTTGATTATGAAGGTGAAGGAATGGAATATGCCGCATTTACAAGAGAAATTAAACATGTGGAAAATCAGCATGCTCAGATACATGATGCGACTGCTGGAACTATAATTGCTGCATTATATAGCTTTGAAGATGATCGAATATCTATAGTTAATCGTCAAGAAGAGTTTTATAGTGATGAAAATATAATAGATGAATTAATGGAAGAAGAAATTATAGATGTGATTTTAAAGAAACCTTTAGAAGTGGGAACTTCCTGGGAAATCGGACATAGGTACAAAGAAATAATTGCTATTGAAGATGAAATAACTGTTCCTGCAGGTACTTTTTATGATGTAATTAAAGTGAAAACTGAATACATTGATCAAGATACATTTACAACCTATGATTATTATGCAAAAAATATAGGTTTAATTTTGAGAGAAAATATAGATGAAAATTACAAGATAGTTGCCAGATTACAGGAAATTAGAATAAAATAATAAATTAAAACTATTTTTCATTTACTATGTTTTTTCTATATTTACTAGGAGCTAATCCCGTTTCTTTCTTGAATAGTTTAGAAAAATAAAGTGGGTCTTGATATCCAATTGAACGTGAAATATCTCCTAATGTTAGTTTTGTATTTTTCATTAGTTGACAGGCTTTCTTTATACGAAAAGTGATTAAATATTCTTGTGGTGATACTCCTAGTTTCTCTTTGAAGATTGTGTACAGATATGTTCTATCCAAACCTATATAATTAGAGATTTCTTCAATACTTATTTTGTGAGAATAATTTTTTGATATATAATCTAGACTTATTTTTATATATCTTTCCTTATGTTCTTTTTTATTTCTCTTATTATAATTTATATTTGCGTTATCAATTAAATGAGCAAAGAATTGATATAAATATCCTGTTAGTTTCATCTCATTACTAGCGTTTATTTCTCTTATAGAGATCATTTTTTTTAGAATCTTGTTTAATTTATCACCATTATATGAAAAAATAAGATTTTCATTATCTAGACCAGCCTGTTTTAGATATTTTTTTGCCATTAAACCATTAAAACCAACCCACATATAAAGCCAGGGACTTTTATCATCAGCTTGATAATAAGAGATAGTTTTAGGGCATATAAGAAATCCTTGTTGTCTTGCAAGCTGATAGCTTTGATTATTTACTATAAAACGTCCTTTGCCTTTAATAATATAATGTATCAGGTAATGATCACGAACCCCTGGCCCCCAAAAATGTCCTGGCTGACAATTTTCAATCCCACATGTGTACATATTTAAGTCTGTATTTGTATGATTATTAACTTCATTAATAATTTCTAGCATTGTAATTTCTCCCCTGCTCCCTGCTTTTATATCCTAAAAACTAATGCTATATTTATATTAAACTTGCTTTAAAAGGATTTCTATAAATATTTAATTGTGTTTATAAATTCAAACAACATTATAACATAGAGTGACAACATTAGTCCATGTTTTTTGAATAGAAAAGAGGATAAGATATAGCTAAAAGAAACAAAAGGAGAGATGAAAATGCCAAAAATTACCTTTATGGGCGCAGGAAGCACAGTTTTTGCAAAAAATGTATTAGGTGATTGTCTTTTAACACCTTCTCTTAATTCATCAGAAATTGCTTTGTATGATATTGATGAACAACGCTTAAAAGACTCTGAAATGATGCTTAAAAACATCAATAAAAATTCTAATCAGGATAGAGCTAAAATTATTGCTTACACAGATCGAATAAAGGCATTAGAAGGTGCAGATTATGTGGTGAATGCAATTCAGGTAGGTGGTTATGAACCTTGCACCGTTACAGATTTTGAAATACCCAAAAAATATGGTTTAAGGCAAACAATTGCTGATACCCTAGGAATTGGTGGGATTTTTAGAGCACTAAGAACAGTACCTGTGATGCTTGATTTCGCTAGAGACATGGAAAAGGTCTGTCCTGATGCATGGTTTTTAAATTATACTAATCCTATGTCTATCTTGACTGCTGCTATGTTGAGAACTACTGATGTTAAGACAGTTGGGCTCTGTCATAGTGTGCAGATATGTGCACCACATTTACTTGAAGGCTTGGGTATGAGTGCAGAGAATATACAGTGGAAAATAGCTGGTATAAATCATATGGCCTGGTTATTAGAAATAAGTCGGGATGGACAGGATTTATATCCTGAAATAAAGAAGCGAGCTGAAGAAAGAGAAACACCTCATAATGATATGGTAAGATATGAGATGATGAAACGTTTTGGCTATTATGTAACTGAATCTAGTGAACATAATGCCGAGTATTTACCATACTTTATAAAAGACAAGTATCCAGAATTAATTGATCGATTTAATATACCCCTTGATGAATATCCTAGACGTTGTGTGAATCAAATAAAAGGATGGGAAGATATGAGAGACGAGTTGGTCAATAATAAAGATCTTACTCATCAAAGGTCTCAAGAATATGCCTCATATATTATGGAAGCTATGGAAACAAATAAACCATATAAAATTGGGGGAAATGTTATGAACACTGGCTTAATTACTAATTTGCCAGAAAAAGCTTGTGTTGAAGTTCCATGTCTGGTTGACAGAAGTGGGGTAAGCCCATGCTATGTAGGAGACCTGCCGGAACAACTGGCTGCTCTTAATAGAACAAATATTAATGTACATCTACTGACAATTGAGGCAGCACTTAGCTTGAAAAAAGAATATATCTATCAAGCAGCAATGTTAGATCCTCATACAGCAGCAGAATTATCTATAGATGATATAGTATCTTTATGTGATGACTTAATTGAAGCACATGGTGATTGGTTACCAGAATATAAGTAATTTAAGTAATCTAATATATTTTTTTATGTAGACTAATAAAAGATAGGAGCAGTTTCTGGAAACTGCTCCTATCTTTTATTTTTATAATATACTAAAAAGTTGCTCTAAGATATATTATATATGAATGTATTAATTTTATAATTAGCCAGAAGTTCAAAATGATGCCAAATGCTTTAATTTTGCTATATTTGAAGAAAATTGAAATCAGCATCGATAATAATATTACTTGCCAGATACCAACAATATTTATGGATTGAAATAAATAATTTAATCTTCCTAAATCAAAATTGTCAAATAAAAGAGATAGGTTAAGACCTATATCAAGAGTCCCACTTTGAAGCTTTAGTATAGAATCTGCTAGAAATCCAAGACTGTTAATAATTCCAGTATAAATAACTGCTGAGAATAGATATTTATATGAAATAGGTTCAGCTTTAAAAACTAAGGGAAGAAGTGTTAGTAAAAAGGCTAATAATGGATAATAAATAACTCTTGTAAAAGCTGTACTGATATATTCAGTAAAATAGTGAAAAGAACTATTAAGAAAATTGATATTTGTTTCTCTTTGCTCAGCTGCTAAGTTAGGATTATTAGCAAATCTTTCAATTTGATCTGGAATAATTAG
It contains:
- a CDS encoding AraC family transcriptional regulator, coding for MLEIINEVNNHTNTDLNMYTCGIENCQPGHFWGPGVRDHYLIHYIIKGKGRFIVNNQSYQLARQQGFLICPKTISYYQADDKSPWLYMWVGFNGLMAKKYLKQAGLDNENLIFSYNGDKLNKILKKMISIREINASNEMKLTGYLYQFFAHLIDNANINYNKRNKKEHKERYIKISLDYISKNYSHKISIEEISNYIGLDRTYLYTIFKEKLGVSPQEYLITFRIKKACQLMKNTKLTLGDISRSIGYQDPLYFSKLFKKETGLAPSKYRKNIVNEK
- a CDS encoding alpha-glucosidase/alpha-galactosidase, coding for MPKITFMGAGSTVFAKNVLGDCLLTPSLNSSEIALYDIDEQRLKDSEMMLKNINKNSNQDRAKIIAYTDRIKALEGADYVVNAIQVGGYEPCTVTDFEIPKKYGLRQTIADTLGIGGIFRALRTVPVMLDFARDMEKVCPDAWFLNYTNPMSILTAAMLRTTDVKTVGLCHSVQICAPHLLEGLGMSAENIQWKIAGINHMAWLLEISRDGQDLYPEIKKRAEERETPHNDMVRYEMMKRFGYYVTESSEHNAEYLPYFIKDKYPELIDRFNIPLDEYPRRCVNQIKGWEDMRDELVNNKDLTHQRSQEYASYIMEAMETNKPYKIGGNVMNTGLITNLPEKACVEVPCLVDRSGVSPCYVGDLPEQLAALNRTNINVHLLTIEAALSLKKEYIYQAAMLDPHTAAELSIDDIVSLCDDLIEAHGDWLPEYK
- a CDS encoding YIP1 family protein — encoded protein: MSQLKNIKKQFINSLKIFYKPREVFHYCKEESNWIVPLFIVIVICLISAHILVPNLIIPDQIERFANNPNLAAEQRETNINFLNSSFHYFTEYISTAFTRVIYYPLLAFLLTLLPLVFKAEPISYKYLFSAVIYTGIINSLGFLADSILKLQSGTLDIGLNLSLLFDNFDLGRLNYLFQSINIVGIWQVILLSMLISIFFKYSKIKAFGIILNFWLIIKLIHSYIIYLRATF